The genome window GAATATTATTAATATTTATTTACATTAACGATGCCCAAAAAAACTAGATTTTGTGGACTCATTCTAATTAGTACCATACTAACCATTACTCCTAACTACTTTTATCATATAGTAAAACCCGTTCAGGCTCAAAACCAACCCCTAAAAATTGTTTATCCTCCCAATAACCATCAAACCCTTGCCCCGTCAATTTTTTTAATCGGTTCAGCCCCCCAAAATGCCACCGTATCAGTGAATGGACAGAGTATCGATACATCAGCCCAAGGATTTTTTGCCCCTAGTTTCCCGCTACAGATGGGAGAAAATACCTTTGTAATTCGTTCTCAAAATCAAGAAATCAGGAAAGTAATTACGAGAAATTCTAGCGAACCTAGTCAGCAGGATTTGAACAGTTTAGCCCCTAATTTACTCTATCCCGCCGTTGACATAGCCCGATTACCTGATGAATTGGTGTGCTTCGAGGCGATCGCCCCTAAAAATGCCCAAGTATCCGTCAGATTAGATCAAAATACCATTAATTTGCAACCTAGCGAAACCGTAGTAAATCTCCCACCTAATTCCGCCATTTTAATAGCTAATAATACCCCAGAAATAATAGGCGATCGCCCATGGACTGCCATGAAAGGATGTCAACAACTCGACAACCGTAGTAGGGTAGAAAATCCCGTCTTTGTCATGGAATATCAAGGGCAGACTATCACCCAAAACCAAGTCGGAAAAATCGAAACCCTTTCTCCCCAAAACCTGAGAGTAATCGAAGTTACCGCCGAAAATGGGGTTTCTCGCACAGGCCCTAGTACTAATCATTCTCGCCTTACCCCCCTACCCCAAGGCACCCAAGCTCAAGTCACAGGCACAGAAGGAGAATGGCTCAGACTTGATTATGGCGCATGGATAAGGGAAAATGAAACCCGTACCCTACGCACCCAAGCCCCCCCAATCAGTAACATTCGCAGTGTCAACTCCCGCACTACCCCCCAAGGTACAGAAATTATCTTCCCGTTACAAAATCCTGTACCCATCACCATCACCCAAGCCGATGACACCTTTACTCTCTCTCTCCATAACACCATCGCCCAAACCGATACCATCCGTTTTGATGATAATCCCCTCATTCGTCGCCTCGACTGGCACCAAGTAAACCCCACCCAAATTGACTATATTTTTAGGCTTAAAACTTCTCAGCAGTGGGGCTACGATGTCCGTTATCAGGGCAATAATTTAATTTTGACTCTAAACCACCCTCCCACTATTTCATCGGCAGAAAACCTACGGGGAGCAACCATATTATTAGATCCAGGCCATGGGGGTGATGAGTTGGGGGCAGTAGGGCTTAATGGTTATCCAGAAAAGGAAATTAACCTTGTTATGTCCAAATTAATCGCTCAACGGTTGAGGGCAAAGGGGGCGGAGGTGGTTTTTACTAGGGAGGATGATAGTTTTGTGTCTCTGGGCGATCGCATGGCAATGATTGATAGGGTTAAGCCCACCCTTGCTTTATCCATCCATTACAACGCCCTACCCGATGCAGGAGATGCCATTAATACCAAAGGTATAGGAATGTTTTGGTATCATCCCCAAGCCCATGATTTAGCCATCTTTTTGCAGGATTACTTGACCACTAATTTAAACCGTCCTTCCTACGGAGTTTTTTGGAACAATCTTGCCCTCACTCGTCCTCACACCGCCCCTAGTCTTTTATTAGAGTTAGGATTTATGATTAATCCTGAAGAATTTGAATGGATTATTAATCCCCAAGCCCAAGAGGAATTGGCTGATGGAGTTGCCGATGGAGTTGCACAATGGTTATCGAAAACTAGGTAAGTAGAAATTATTTCCCCATACACTATTCCCCATGCCCCACCCCCACGGGTGGACTTTTTGATCACAGCCTAAGATAGTATGGAGTAATAAAACTTAAACTTTATTTATGTTTATTAATATTTATCAACCAGACAAGGTGAAAAAGTTTGTTGAGGATAAGATTTTATTCGGCAATGAGCTTACCCCTGAATTGGCAGCTATTTTAACTGTATATTTTGTTCAAGGTATTTTAGGTTTGGCAAGGTTGGCGGTTAGTTTTTTCCTGAAGGATGAATTAATGTTATCCCCTGCCCAAGTATCGGCTTTGATGGGGGTGGCTGCTATTCCCTGGGTGACTAAGCCTGTCATCGGCTTTTTTAGTGATAGTAAGCCTTTATTTTCCTATCACCGTCGTAGTTATCTGATTTTATCAGGTTTTCTAGGGGCGATCGCCTGGTTGAGTTTGGCTACCATTGTAAGCAGTGCCTGGGGCGCTACCATTGCCATTTTAATGACCTCCCTATCCGTTGCTATGAGTGATGTAATCGTGGATTCTGTGGTGGTAGAAAGGGCGAGGAATGAATCTCTGGAAACCGCTGGTTCACTACAATCGGTAACATGGGGTTGTTCGGCATTGGGGGGTATTATCACCGCTTATTTTAGTGGTTTATTATTAGAATATTTCAGCGCCTCTCAGGTGTTTATGGTTACGGCTTGTTTTCCTCTGGTGGTGGTAGGGGTAGCATGGTTTATCATTGAAAAACCTGTCACTGAAAAGGAAGAAACTCCCACCGCTTGGGGGCAAACCAAGCAACTATGGCAGACTTTAAAGCAAAAAACTATTTTAGCCCCTGTAATTTTTATCGCTCTTTGGCAAAGCACCCCTAGTGCTGACTCTGCTTTTTTCTTTTTTACTACTAATGAGTTAGGATTTCAGGCGGAGTTTTTGGGTAGGGTGCGCCTTGTCACCAGTGTTGCTTCTTTGATAGGGGTACTTTGTTATCAGAAATGGCTCAAACAAATTTCTTTTCGGGTAATGTTGGGTTGGAGTGTGGTGTTGTCTTCTTTGTTGGGGATGACGAGTTTAATTTTGGTTACTCATTTTAACCGCACTTTGGGTATTGATGATCATTGGTTTAGTTTGGGTGATAGTTTGGTGTTGACGGTTATGGGACAAATTGCTTTTATGCCTGTGTTGGTTTTATCTGCCCGTCTTTGCCCTGAAGGTATCGAGGCGAGTTTCTTTGCCCTGTTAATGTCTATTTGGAATTTGGGTGGGTTGATTTCCCATGAGTTGGGGGCATTGTTAACAAACTGGCTAGGGGTGACGGAAACTGATTTTTCTAATCTGGCTTTGTTGCTTTTGATTACTAATTTATCTAGTCTATTACCTCTATTTTTGATCAATTTTTTACCTGATTATGATCCTCAAGATGTACCTTCTGTTAATCTACCTATATCCGAGGTTTATGAACATCATAGCCCTGG of Cyanobacterium sp. HL-69 contains these proteins:
- the folT gene encoding folate-biopterin transport FolT gives rise to the protein MFINIYQPDKVKKFVEDKILFGNELTPELAAILTVYFVQGILGLARLAVSFFLKDELMLSPAQVSALMGVAAIPWVTKPVIGFFSDSKPLFSYHRRSYLILSGFLGAIAWLSLATIVSSAWGATIAILMTSLSVAMSDVIVDSVVVERARNESLETAGSLQSVTWGCSALGGIITAYFSGLLLEYFSASQVFMVTACFPLVVVGVAWFIIEKPVTEKEETPTAWGQTKQLWQTLKQKTILAPVIFIALWQSTPSADSAFFFFTTNELGFQAEFLGRVRLVTSVASLIGVLCYQKWLKQISFRVMLGWSVVLSSLLGMTSLILVTHFNRTLGIDDHWFSLGDSLVLTVMGQIAFMPVLVLSARLCPEGIEASFFALLMSIWNLGGLISHELGALLTNWLGVTETDFSNLALLLLITNLSSLLPLFLINFLPDYDPQDVPSVNLPISEVYEHHSPGAIASNDIMPEVVLSSGNRRKNK
- the amiA gene encoding N-acetylmuramoyl-L-alanine amidase, which codes for MPKKTRFCGLILISTILTITPNYFYHIVKPVQAQNQPLKIVYPPNNHQTLAPSIFLIGSAPQNATVSVNGQSIDTSAQGFFAPSFPLQMGENTFVIRSQNQEIRKVITRNSSEPSQQDLNSLAPNLLYPAVDIARLPDELVCFEAIAPKNAQVSVRLDQNTINLQPSETVVNLPPNSAILIANNTPEIIGDRPWTAMKGCQQLDNRSRVENPVFVMEYQGQTITQNQVGKIETLSPQNLRVIEVTAENGVSRTGPSTNHSRLTPLPQGTQAQVTGTEGEWLRLDYGAWIRENETRTLRTQAPPISNIRSVNSRTTPQGTEIIFPLQNPVPITITQADDTFTLSLHNTIAQTDTIRFDDNPLIRRLDWHQVNPTQIDYIFRLKTSQQWGYDVRYQGNNLILTLNHPPTISSAENLRGATILLDPGHGGDELGAVGLNGYPEKEINLVMSKLIAQRLRAKGAEVVFTREDDSFVSLGDRMAMIDRVKPTLALSIHYNALPDAGDAINTKGIGMFWYHPQAHDLAIFLQDYLTTNLNRPSYGVFWNNLALTRPHTAPSLLLELGFMINPEEFEWIINPQAQEELADGVADGVAQWLSKTR